aaagcaaaaaaactaatttccatTCAGTGCTGGTAAACGCTGTGGGATGCTATAGCACCACGGCCTCGAGCAGCTGCACATCCAGCCTACGGAGGGACCACAGCTGCAGTTCAATATGGACACGGGTGAGCAGGACTCGTTCCGGACAGTTTCCGTGTGTGATgtccagtgtttgtttttcccctttggGTCTCATTAGTGTCATCCCCCCCTGCGGGGGGTAAAGGGCGGAGCAGCTCTGAGGAGCACAGGTGCCACAAGTCACCTGACACCCGAGGAACACTGTGGTGAAAACACAAGGTTTTGTGATGTCGAAAGGGGTTTGTGACTCATGAGTCTCAGGAAGGGATGAGATCTGCTTCTGTTCCACTTTCTGTAGTTGAACCCGCAACCCTGTAAACCCTCTAACCGAGTCTCTTCTATTCTCATCAAGGAGGAACAAAAAGACAGTATTGGAACTGAGGATTGAGCTCAACTATTGCTCATTGCAGGTTGTGTCACACAGGTAATAAttttatatctgtgtgtgtgtgtgtgtgtacacgaatgtacagtatgtatgtactgtGAAGTCCCGGGGCGACTGACCAACTGTGATCTGTGATTTCGGCTGAGAAGCTGCTCACAGGGAGGGGgatgtgatggtgcagcgggttggaccggatcctgttctccagtgggtctggggttcgagtcccgcttggggtgccttgtgacggactggcatcctgtcctggatgtgtcccctcccccttcagccttatgccctgagttgccgggttagggtctggttccccacgagcggttcagaaagtgtgtgtgtgtgagctgctcACAGGTCACACCTGGCTTAGAGCCCCGCCCACCTTGTCCCAAGGGACCGGGATCTTGGTACAGTTCCCGATTATGGCCACTAGGTGGCGCCGCTGCagccgcccccgcccccccggtgACTGTGAGCCCGGATCTACAGCGCAGGTTTCCCATCGCGCTCCTTCTTTACCGACCGCAGTAAAGAACGGAGGctcgggcgcgcgcgcgcacacgcagaACACCCAGAACACCCggtgctgccccctgctgtcccaggAGAGAACACGTACCCGTGTGGGGAGGGCAGTCCGCTCGAATGGTGCCCTCCACACATTTATCGCATTTCTTACCCAAAGGAGGACGTCTCGCGCCCACACGCCACGTGCAGCGGGTATCAGATTCATATTCTGTGTGAACGTGAACATGACTCCCTCATGCTGTCGGTCCATTTTCGGCGGGTGGGACGGTGGAGATGCTGACGGGGTGGGAGACTCAACCGGGAGGGGGGGTGTAGTGAGGGGGGGACGCGCCTCCGAAGCTCAGTGTCGCGCGGACGCCCGACGCGCTCAGACGCGCTCGAGACGAGCGGGACCATCACGGCGAAGCGGTTCCGTGGGATGAGAGCAGAACACGATGGCCGAGTCGAGGTGAGACTCGGCGTTTgacttttgtttcctttttctttgttttgttgtttttttcttcttctagaTGAAACGAGCCCCAATTTCGATATTATTCCCGAAATTAGCAATATAATTATAGGCGTGTTCTACTCCCCATGTGCACTTGTACTGCGGTACtttgggactcgaacctgcttTGCTCCTTCATTTGAGTGTCCCTGAACTATCTTTTCACGGGCGCTCGTGCCGCTCATGATGATTGGGGGTGAATTTGCTGCCAGCCGAGTACCGTCCTTACTGTGGTACAACGGAGCCGACGCGACGTGGATGGACGAGAACTTATTGATCCCGAAGGAAACAGCACGAGGTTTTAAATCGCATCCTAACGTCACTGAAATACTCTCGGGGTTCGATCGAACTCTGGGCTGTGGCGCGAGACGCGTCCTCATGACCGGTCTCGCGCTGGACAATTTTTGGAAACGATACATATGGTTGTATTTGAGTTCCGCTCACCGCTTTGAAGTGTTTCCTGTAGGGCGCGTGGACCCGACTTCCCGGTATAGGTGTGTTTGAGCCCTCGGGGGATTCAAGCCCATGAGCTCTCGAACTGGGTGGTTAGTTAAGGCACCGACGAGACCGACACAAGTTACCCCAAAAAGTCCAGAACAGCAACACTGAAAGAGTTTGTTTCAATTGGAAAGAAGTGAACTTGGCAGCTGCGAAATGGAACAGGAGGTTCTGAGGTTGAGGCTCCTGAGTGAAGGGACAATAACATGAGCAGGTTCTGTGAAGTATGagtttaaataaatggaaacagcTGTCAGCCCCTTAGGATCAAAAACCAACCCTAAAAATGGGCCTCAAGGTAAATCAGTGCGAAAAACTCGGTTCAGGAGTGCAAATCATAAGTGGGAATGAGGAACTGgttggtcacacacacacagctgctggggAGCAGGGTGGCGCCGCTGAGCGGACCGTCGGATTCACGCTCTTAGGGGAAGCGTGTCGGATCAGCGTGTGTGGTTTGCTCTCAGCTCCAGATGTGTGTCGCTCCGCTCTGCTGGGGGCCCAGAAGAATGGGTTTGATCCGAGCTTTAGGGCGAGAGGTTTGGAACCTTCGACCACCAGGCTACTTCACATGGTTGGCCACTGCTGTTGTAGCACAGACTCTGGAACCAAACCACTACTGGTTCAGTAAGTATCCCTCTGTTCAATGAGTTCCCGAAAAGTGTATAGGTGCGAATCAGCGGTTAAGGGAACTTTGGCTAAGGGTACGAGTGGGTGTAAAATTGGCTGTTATGTCTCTGTGACAGGTGGAGAGAACAGAGACAGGGGTGCAGGTCTAGTATGAGGGTGTAGTGGGCTTTAGAGAGacggtcctgggttcaaatccccttcttctctagtacccttgatcaaagtgtTACTGCTGAACTGATACAGCGAGACCCTGAATtgttgtataaataagtaaaagagcataagtagctcagtgtacagaGCTAATGTTGCATGGAGTGGTTTGTTGAAttaggaacagctggtagcgtagtggttagtgctactgcctttggacccaaaggttgcaggtttgagcctcacgtcaggctgtggtacccttgagcaaggtacttaccctaaattgctccagtaaaatttacccagctgtataaatgggtaaataattgtaatctcaacactgtaagttgagaaaagcatcagctaaatgaataaatgtaaattaataatatccacagctatacagtatatggtaaATATGGGTGTGTCCTTTCACTTAATGAGACATGAGAGAGTGGTCACTGCACAGGTGAAGGTGTTTAATTGTCCTGGAGGGTCTCCCCCCTTGGGGGTCATGGCCAGTGATAAGAGAATTTCAGTGCTTCATGTTCAACCTGTGGTCAGAGGGACTCCTGACACAGCTCACAGAGGAGTGCCCTGTAACAGTGTAAGTGCTGACCACACATGGgtcactgatttacatttatttaatagacacttctccccaaagcaatttccaatgaactctatgtagcccacacactttattcactgtggtgacttacactgctagatacactacttagactgggtcactcatccatacatcagtgaaacacacacactctctttctctgtcactcacacactatgggtgaacctgaagagcatgtctttggactgtgggagaaaaccagagcacccagaagaaacccacatagacacagggagaacatgcaaacttcacacagactgagcagggatcgaacccacatcctttcacaccacccagacattGTGAGAGCAgccctactcgctgtgccacccgtaCCTCTCTTCAATACTCTGATAAATCACTTTCCAGACACATTCTTAGCCTCTGGCAGCCCAACAGGTCCTCCACTTCACATAATGAAATTAgtaaaattattaatgcatGCAGAGCATAAATGTTATACAGTCACACAATAGTTGTGGTTACACTTGAACACaaactgcaaataaatgaaataataatttttaaagtacACTTAAGATTCAGTTCATCACTTGCTGTGATTTGTACACAAGTGGCCCTCGAACCCATTCGCAGTCAAGTTTGTGGCTCTTGACCCTCCACCTCCCACCTCCGCTTGTACTTTGCTGGGGGACGTTCTGCTGTTACGCAGCGTCACGCTGCTCTCTGGCACTCGCTGGCATGCGGTCATTGACTTAACCAGCCTTGTCTCGGGACATGGACACGGCATCCTGTTGGTGCTGAAGTGCGGGCAAGGTTGTGCGGAGGAGACAGGAAGCGACCCCCCCAGGATGACCAGTGACTCGGCAGGAACTCCAGTGGGAGGCTGACAGAGGGCGACTTGCTCTTTGCGCTGTCAGTGCTCCTCAGTGAGCAGGACAAGAGTCGTCTTTCATCGTCCAGCAGTTTCACGCCTCCACTTCTTGCGCCATGTGGACGGTCGCAGGGTCGACGGCAAGTGGGCTTCACGTCCGGATTCGTGGCCCCTTCACCTCCTGGACAAAGGTTCGCAGTTCCTTCGTGCTGCCGATGGTTTGAGACCTTCCTCGAAAgctggagggattcagcagttctgggggACACAGGAAGGGAGGAATGGGTGAAAAGACTTGGTATTCCTGGTAAAAAGTCTCCACCCCCGGGTGTGTTTCCCCTCTGGCAGCTCTGCAGCTCTTCCTGGTTTGCGCTGTGGTATGATCAGGTCAGGTCGTGGTCATGCGTCTCGACTCCTGACCACACAGTCGGCGCGAGACGTGATTTCACTGCTGCTCGGAGACGTGATTTCACCGCTGGTTGACCGAAATGTCTGACCGAGGTAACGTCTGGACGGGGGGGGTGACTCGGTCCCTCCCTCCCGTCCCCGTGCAGCCAGGTCCCTCTTGTGCACCCAGCCCCCCGGTGGGAGTCCATGTCCTTGTTCCGCCGCCCCGTCAAGAGTGGAAACGGTCACTGGCGTTCGACTTGGATTTGACAGCGGGGACCATGCAATGAAGTAAAAGCACATTGTTATACAAATTTACGTGAATCAAAGTAAAACGCATTGAGGCCCAAAACTGCTGTGGAAAGTCACTCCAGAAATTTACCAAAGAACAAGAAGCAGTAAGTGTAGCGCGTTGGGCTTCGGCTCCGTTTGGAGGATCACCTGGATGGTGGGTGGAGATGTGGACATGAGGGAGAAGAGCGCCCCTCGCAAACAGCCTGGGGACACTGCTGGGGTGCCAAAGAGTGTGGCCTGAGGCACAAAGGGGTTCAATGGGGCTGGATGTGGAACGGCATGAGGGCAGGACTacgaccgtgtgtgtgtgtgtgagagagagagagatgccaAAACGGCACCTTGCACTTTCCTAAGTGCTAAATGTCAGGGTGAACTCTCCCCCCCCGACCACTAATCCCCCCGGTCCAAATCCCCACCTGGGGGTGCCTCACAAATCTGCTCGCAGTCCAGTCCAgaaccccccccttcccccggGACCAGATGGTTCTGCGGCTCCGAGGTACAGATCAGTGCGAGCTGCACGCACCCGGCACTTTGAAAGTAAGACGGCGCCTTAATCGGTTCCGTGACCCAAATTGGCTGCTTTTGGGCGTCTTGAGGCCCCGAAGGGTCCGTCTTGTGCCGTGTGAGCGGCAcatgctgctctggtttcctttcgcTACGTCGGCCCCTCGAACCAATTGGAACGCGGGAAGGTGGGGGTGCAGAGCTCCGGTTCAGCTGCCCACCTCCCGCGCTCTGAGTTCGACAGCACATGGACCTGCTGGAACCACCGTCTGCACGCGAGCTGAAGGAGGCGATGTCATCGGGCACCGgtcccacccacccccacccccccctttgCCAAGTGTGCCCGCATTTCTGTGCTCCAACTGCAAGACACTCCCCATAGCACCGGGACACTGGACGCAGGTGGACAGTGGAAAAGCAATAAGCTGCAAATGGGCAGGAGTTTGTTCCTGACTGCTCTGACCAGGGATCTCGGTCGACTCCGGTGGACGGTCCTCGTCTGTGGTAACAAAGGACCGTTTTCAGTTTGCCTTCCTttatgtgggagggattcagcagctctgagggacacagggagctcatttcaccaccaCCCAGGGACCAGTGCTTGGTAACATTTAACCAGCCAGGGTTGCAAGGTGGTTAAGGACTGATTGTaattgattgtgtgtgtgtgtgtgtatctttctttctctctctcgctctctctgtcacctgATGATGACATCTTCCAGGAGCCAGTGCGGCTCTGGTCTTGCGCCCAGGGCTTGCTGAGATCTGGATGACTGGTGCAGGACCACTGGGGGGAACAGAAGGCTGGCAGCAGGGGCTCGTGGGGCGGGTGGGGGCAGTGGTGGTAGTGGGGGCGGAGCTGGACACGGGATGTGGGGGACACTATTCATTGTCCAGCCTTTCCTCTCTTGCTCATTGTCTGTTGTGGTGTTTCTCTACTTGTTCTGTGTTTGAGATGCTGCTCAACACATTTACCCACAGTAAAAGGACACAAGAGTGGCCCCCCTTTGCATTTGATGATggtcccgggtttgaatcccacctcctgctgtagttccctgaactgatacagtaagaaagcACCAGCTGTCCATTGGTTCATCACCCTTTCGCCTCCCGCAGGTCCGACTGGGTGGAGATCCTGGAGCCGCGCTCTCGCCGCCGCATGTACGTCAACCTGTCAACGGGGGAATGCGGTTGGGAACCCCCCCGGGGAATTGCACCCCGCCCCGCTGACGGCCGCCAGTGGTGGGAGCTGTTTGACGTCGCCAGTGGCCGATTCTACTACTACGACCCGGTCGGCCGGCGCACTGTCTGGCACCGACCGAGGGGCTGCGACATCGTCCCCCTGGCGCGGCTGCAGGCCGCGAAGCTCGGCTCCGAGGCAGAGCATAGTGGGCGTGGCACCGGTGGGGCCGTGGGCGGGGCAGAACGGGGAGCGGCCACTGAGGGACGCTGCGCAGCCTTGGCTGAAAATGGACCTTTCGCCCCGCCCCCCCTGCAAGAGCTCGACAGCAACCGGAGAGAGACCCCCCCTGGGTATCCAGCATATGGGAGTGTCGGCAAGAAAGACACGCTGAGGTACCGTATACCCCCAGCACCAACATGTCATCCGTCCTCTTTATTGTGTTCAAACACTCATTATGAATCTGCATATGAACAGTTATGACACTTGAACTgcaaccccgccccccccgatatttttattttatttatttttttttgcatctacTGCGGTTTTTGTCCACCCCTCCCAGCCCATGTTTACCCAGTATGCACTTCCACTCATCTGCTCTCCATCAGGGCCTTTTTTGGCCACATTTCAAGTGCTGAAAGGAGGACGTCTGTCTCCGCTGCCAGGAAAGTACCTCATTCCCGCCCCCGACACGTGAGTGAAACTGGTCACACGGTCCACCGTTAATGTGACTCAGCGTTCCTCCGGTCCCTCCGGCGTGGCGGTTCCTGACCTCCCAAGTCTTGGGCCATCTGACGGAGCTGGACTCCTTTAGGGGAAGCTCTGCGCTTCATTGGAAAAACTCTGGAGCATATAGTGTTTGTATACAGTGGTCGTATAATGGTCATACTGTTAATAGGGGTTATACAGTGGTCACTTATAACAGTCATGCAGTGCTCATACAGTGGTCCCATAGTGGACCATACAGTGGTCATACAATGGTTGAGTAGCACTACCTCAGAAGTTCGAAATTCCATTAGAATTCTGATGCAGCTCAAGGGCCCCAGAGTGGAGCTGCAGTCAAGCCATCCTGTAGAACATGCTGCAGTAGGATGGTCCCAGCAGATGGGGCTCGAACCGCCGATCAGTCCAGCGTCCACTCGGCTCCGTCTCAGGAAGTCTTTCTAGAAACGTGTGGTTCTGTCAGGTGTCAAACCTCGTTCAGTTTCACTTCTGCTTTCAGCACTTTCACTTTGTCTATGATCGCTGACACGAGTTGTGAAATATCTGTTCGCTGCTTTGGACCTTCTTACACAGGACTCCATGTCCATCCTTTGGGTTGGGGACTGGGGACTGGGGACAGGGGCCTGGGGATCGGCTCCGGACCACGGCGACCCCGCACCGGACAAGGCGGTCGCTCGGAGGTCACGGCTCCCCGGGGATTTTCCGTTGGAGCCCAGCGATGCCAAACACGTTGTagcacagcaggaagtgagacgCGACACCAGCAGACCCCGGTTTGAAACATCAGGTTCTTTCCTGCGAGGGACTTTCTCGCCTTTCCACACTCCGGCGTGCGAGACGACTCCGTGCGTCTTCAGTGTATCGGAaagaggagcagctgcagctgtcGTTCCATTCGCTGTCGGGAAACGGTAGCGGCTCAACTCTCCTTCGAACCGTTGGCAACGGGGCTTTTGGGGGACGTTGGACGTCTGCTGGACATTGAGCACCTTGACATAAATCACCAGCGCTCGCCCACACCCGGCGCTCGTCCTGCACTCGCCGCCGTCTGGGGTCGCGACTCGTCACCGGCCTGGAATGAGGCTCCTCTAACAGCCAGCGGTAGGGATAGGACATGTGGGACAGTTACATGTTGACTGTGATTTATTGTCAGTCTTCTTTTGACGTGTGATAAAGGTATTTTACCACCCAGTGAAGTACTTTTATGGTACTGCGCTCCCGCACAGGGATTTCGAACCTGAAGGCTGTTGGTTGTAACCCCACTCTTTTTCGCagcttgctccagtaaattacccagctctatgaaaGGGTTAAAAAGTATGAGGGTTTTTGATAAGTGTTAAGAATAAAATTAGACAGTTTGCCTGTTTTATTAATAGTTTTATTGATCTGTGATGTGTTTTTCCAAGCAGCTGACAGCATGAGATTTGTACGCTGAactacttacgctgatttacccattcatatacaCACGTATACAACAGGGCGATTTTTACTATATCCAtccagggcaagtaccttggacagggtactacagcaggatatgGGGTTCAAACCTAGGAACCTTTGAGTTGGAGGTGACCACTGTAaacgctacgccacctgctggctcagTAAACATTCTAGTACCATACAGGTACGGACCAGGCAGAACTCTAGCTGCGTAGCCGTGTTCGTGTGTTCGCTCCTGTGTCCGGAACACGcggtaaacccccccccccccccctcttgtGTCGCATCTAGAGCACTAACACACTTCCAAAGTGGGCCAGAAATTCTTAATTtagatgcgtgtgtgtgtgtgtagacacaGAGGGCCTGTCGGGACCCGGGTGTGACGGGTGCTTTTTCACGGTGCAGCGTCACACGTCGACCGCCATACGAAAACCGTGACCCTGTTGGGATTTCTCCTCGTTCCAGATATTTGGACAAGTGTGCTGTGGATTCTTTCCCAGGGGGTTCACCTCCATCGCCCGTTGAAGCCGAGCAGGAGTGGACATGGGATTGTTATTTGATTTTCTTCAGTGAATCGTCACTTAAACAACTGCTGCAAAGGAGCAaatgacaacagcaacaaaacatttattattcttttttatacagtgtgtatatataggtaacatttaacaataaattaaaagtaacagGGCGGTGCACCCGACCGGCCAGTCGTTCCGCTCTCCAGTGGTCCTCATGCTCAGATATGATTAATATGAGTTTTATAATCTCAATATTCTTCTCTATCATAGAGACGTCTCCCAAAGGTGGCAACCAGTTCCAGGTTCGAAGGCGAACACGTTGATGAAGGTGCACAGCATGGGGCGGAGCCGGACTGCCGGTGCCCCTGGTGCCCCTAGCGCCCTCATGCTTCACCAgcgcagaagcagcagcagcaatataGCGGTGGCCACACCCTGTGGACCCCCAGCAGGGGTCCGGGACACGGGTCGGGCCCTCCGGCCCCCGACCCCCAGCGTTAGGAGCTACGCGCCCTGCTGCCCCACGGGCTCCAGCCTGCGCATGCCCCGGGTCCTGACCTCACGGGCGGAGTCTCCCCGGCCTGGCACCGAAGCTCCACCTACCTACGACGAGCCCCCAGTGGAGTCCCCCGTTTACGACGAGCCCCCGGCAGACATGGAGGTGGAAGGGGCCACGTCCAAGGGCCTCGACAGGCATGCGGAGAGGAGCCCCTCGGACTACAGCCCCGCTGGACGGGCGTGCATTCGACACATGGTCAACGTGGAGCTGCCTCCTCCCCGGCCGGGCTCTCCTCCCCCTGCCACACCCTTGGCCACGCCCACACAGTGCCAGGCCCAGCAGAGGGAAACGGCCAGAACGGGAAGGCCTTCCTGGAGGGGCCTGGAAGACGTTTTGCTCAGGGGTCCCGAGGGTCGACACAGCCGGCAGGGCAGCTTGGCCTCCCAGGAACTCCCCTACCGCGACTCTGACTACTCGACGAGGCCCTCCCCTGGTCTGCGGAGGAAGAGCCGGCGGCGACCCACGGTAGCACACGGCCGCGCCGCCTCAGCGGGGGCCCGAGAGCTCGGCGTCCTCAATGAAAGGCTCGTGGCCGAGATGCGGGCGAGGGCGAGCCGCTCCAGCTTGGGGGCGGAGCCGTCAGAAGGCCCCGCCCCTCGGGCTCGCTCCCCGCCCCGCTCCTTGCACGTCCTTGCCGTGACCCCTTCCTCAAAGGATGGCGTCGCGACTGGCCGAGCCTCGCAGTCCCGTCGCCATGGCGATGTGTCTCCGGCGCCCACACCTGCCGTGGATGCCGCCGGGGGCCATAAGCGCACCTATGAGAAGGTGGACACGTTGGAGAAGAGTGCCACCAGTCAGATCAGCCTGTCCTCACCGGAAAGTCCAAGCTCCCCTTCtcaggtgcgtgtgtgtgtgtatgtgtgtgtgtgcgcacctgCATGTGTGCACATGAGACACCACCTTTAACCACTGTCCCTCCCTCCTGACCCATTTTACCAAAGGGACCAAACATGGTTTACGCTTCTTGTTTGTATTGGGCGTTTTCCTGTCCTTCTGAAAACTGTGATGAACTCGCCGGACTCTTTgcgtgttttgtgtgtttgcgtgtcATTGTTTCAGAAACACGTCTGTGTCCGTTTCCGAGCAAGAAGGTTATTCCCATGGTAGACGCTTTCGTTACAGACAATAGGAATTCAAGGGTTTGTtgtaggttcgagtcccaggagGGTAGGCCCCTTCCCCGTGCAAGCGTGGTACATGAACGGAGCACCACGGTCGGTTGATAAATACTGACCAGTGGACCGTGAGCAGAGCACTGGGCTCAACCGCCATCTCCACTGACTCCTCAACTTCGAGACACGATCAGGACCAGAACTCGTGTTGTTTGCAACTTCAGATCCACGTTTAATTCGCAGTCAATATGAGTGTTTCCATCTTCCCCCACCTTATGTTCTGAAAATATCCCGGATATAGCCGTCTAGGTAAATAACGGTACTGTGCgggatttaatatttttattaactttgagcaacattaaaatgaaaactaatttaaacacttaaaaatattgtttacattttttcccttagcagacgcttttgtccaaagcgacttacaacagatactatgtagtgtcatcagcccacacaccttattcgccatggtgacttacactgctaaatacacaacttacaaggggttactcatccatgcatcagtgaaacacactctccgtgacactcgcacactatgggggaacctgaacagcatgtctttggactgtgggaggaaaccagagcacctggaagaaacccatacagacacggggagaacatgcaaactccatacacaccaagcagggatcaaacccacgtctcctcgcaccacccaggctactcgctgtgccaccatgccgcccccgTTTCCGCAAAGGGTCAACAATTTGCACTGAACACCAATCATCCCACGAAAATGATCGACGTTCCTCGCATCGTGATCGATCACTGACGCTCAGGTGAAACAGACAGGACCGTAAACACTGCaagcgagttgaattaaggtggtcccaccCTGTTCAGTCTGAGTGCTGCGATCTGCTGGCAGCagaaaactgatgaaaatgcagttaaaacgCAGTAACTAAACTGGACAGCGTTTGTGTTCAAAATCTCGGAAGTCGACCGGTACACGAGGAGCCACTGTGGTCGCGTTTCACTGACGAGTTCAGTG
Above is a genomic segment from Scleropages formosus chromosome 5, fSclFor1.1, whole genome shotgun sequence containing:
- the LOC108930787 gene encoding rho GTPase-activating protein 39-like, yielding MAESRSDWVEILEPRSRRRMYVNLSTGECGWEPPRGIAPRPADGRQWWELFDVASGRFYYYDPVGRRTVWHRPRGCDIVPLARLQAAKLGSEAEHSGRGTGGAVGGAERGAATEGRCAALAENGPFAPPPLQELDSNRRETPPGYPAYGSVGKKDTLRDVSQRWQPVPGSKANTLMKVHSMGRSRTAGAPGAPSALMLHQRRSSSSNIAVATPCGPPAGVRDTGRALRPPTPSVRSYAPCCPTGSSLRMPRVLTSRAESPRPGTEAPPTYDEPPVESPVYDEPPADMEVEGATSKGLDRHAERSPSDYSPAGRACIRHMVNVELPPPRPGSPPPATPLATPTQCQAQQRETARTGRPSWRGLEDVLLRGPEGRHSRQGSLASQELPYRDSDYSTRPSPGLRRKSRRRPTVAHGRAASAGARELGVLNERLVAEMRARASRSSLGAEPSEGPAPRARSPPRSLHVLAVTPSSKDGVATGRASQSRRHGDVSPAPTPAVDAAGGHKRTYEKVDTLEKSATSQISLSSPESPSSPSQGGTLDSRDLAEARTQGGATAGVATLDSRRAGGGVTVGGGPGPSPGGAAPPDSGMADWATKHLNLQKRGIFRRRVSLGSLLSWSSGSLRGPMLITSDRAVKREACQVFRLVQAYMGDRAGRLDRRHTALLLVTKCWALPGLRDELYVQLVRQTTHNLRPPSLAAGWELMAICLGFFAPSPKFRRYLEGYIQRHLEPDPEATDYGAEQQDVKNKKNSKSRKKRKQNTEEEDEGLPISMYAKYCYRRLQKVALTGGKKGLRKPTLEEVDHFRSAIETPSLFGSSLQEVMERQRDLFPDRRLPWVQVQLSQYVLALGGTRTEGIFRVPGDIDEVNALKLQVEQWRTPENLSDPNVPASLLKLWYRELEEPLIPPAFYSQCIGNCEDPTVAIAVVQSLPELSRLVLCYFIHFLQIFAQPANVSKTKMDVNNLAMVMAPNCLRCQSEDPRVIFENTRKEMAFLRLLIVHLDTSFMKGVV